The following are encoded together in the Elusimicrobiota bacterium genome:
- a CDS encoding DUF2203 domain-containing protein: MKYFQLEEAEALIPDLEKIFKVILEGATKATAKVKALEKREVQGKASPAELAIEKAQLQFLVNVVNDSFQKILDLGAYPKGLDPALVDFPCRLGGKEVYLCWEVGEKRITHYHGLEEGFDGRKALPRPLMH, from the coding sequence ATGAAATACTTTCAGCTGGAGGAAGCCGAGGCCCTGATCCCTGATCTAGAGAAGATATTCAAGGTCATCCTGGAGGGTGCTACCAAGGCCACGGCCAAGGTCAAGGCCCTCGAGAAGCGCGAGGTCCAGGGTAAGGCGTCCCCCGCGGAGCTCGCCATCGAGAAAGCCCAGCTCCAGTTCCTCGTCAACGTCGTCAATGATTCCTTCCAGAAAATCCTTGATCTCGGAGCCTACCCCAAGGGCCTCGACCCCGCTTTGGTGGATTTTCCCTGCCGTTTGGGCGGCAAGGAGGTCTATCTCTGCTGGGAGGTGGGCGAAAAACGCATCACGCACTACCACGGGCTCGAGGAAGGCTTCGATGGGCGAAAGGCGCTGCCGCGGCCCTTGATGCATTGA
- a CDS encoding peptide chain release factor-like protein has product MNLGERFDVSPSKVQALLGRIQRLGINPQLIEESFIRGGGKGGQKINKTANCVQLHYPPLGIRVRVQRERRRSLNRFLALRELVDQIEIRISPQTSEKLREMEKLRKGKARRQARAGLKYAPASR; this is encoded by the coding sequence GTGAATCTGGGCGAACGATTCGACGTCTCTCCAAGCAAGGTCCAGGCCCTTCTGGGGCGCATCCAACGGCTCGGAATCAACCCGCAACTCATCGAGGAAAGCTTCATCCGAGGAGGGGGTAAGGGCGGTCAGAAAATCAATAAAACCGCCAACTGCGTCCAGCTCCACTATCCGCCCTTGGGCATCCGGGTCCGCGTCCAGCGGGAACGCCGGCGCAGCCTCAACCGCTTCCTGGCCCTGCGCGAGCTCGTGGATCAGATCGAGATCAGGATATCGCCGCAGACCTCTGAAAAACTTCGGGAGATGGAGAAGCTGCGCAAGGGCAAGGCCCGGCGCCAAGCCCGGGCCGGGCTCAAATACGCCCCCGCCTCGCGATGA
- a CDS encoding succinate dehydrogenase/fumarate reductase iron-sulfur subunit translates to MNITLRIWRQAGPDLPGKLVDYQVPGVSPDMSFLEMLDVLNERLAGQGQDPIAFDSDCREGICGMCSLVINGQAHGPERGTATCQLHMRTFQDGDVITVEPFRARAFPPIKDLAVDRSAFDRVMAAGGFISVNTGNAADANAVLVPKVMADEAMDAAACIGCGACVAACPNAAAMLFVAAKISHLALLPQGRPEQARRALSMRKAMDEESFGNCSNETECEAACPKEIKFSNIARFNREFLKASLTE, encoded by the coding sequence ATGAACATCACCTTGAGAATCTGGCGCCAAGCGGGCCCCGACCTTCCGGGAAAACTCGTTGACTACCAAGTGCCGGGAGTATCGCCGGACATGTCCTTCCTCGAAATGCTCGACGTCCTCAACGAGCGCCTCGCCGGCCAGGGCCAGGATCCGATCGCATTCGACTCGGACTGCCGCGAGGGCATCTGCGGCATGTGCAGCCTGGTCATCAACGGCCAAGCCCACGGCCCCGAAAGAGGCACGGCGACCTGCCAGCTCCACATGCGGACCTTCCAGGACGGGGACGTGATCACGGTCGAACCCTTCCGCGCCCGGGCATTCCCCCCCATCAAGGACTTGGCAGTGGACCGCTCGGCCTTTGACCGGGTCATGGCCGCGGGAGGATTCATCTCCGTCAACACCGGCAACGCGGCCGACGCCAATGCCGTCCTGGTCCCCAAGGTCATGGCCGACGAGGCCATGGACGCCGCCGCCTGCATCGGCTGCGGAGCCTGCGTGGCGGCCTGCCCCAACGCCGCGGCCATGCTCTTCGTGGCCGCCAAGATCTCGCATCTGGCCCTCCTGCCGCAAGGACGGCCCGAGCAGGCGAGAAGGGCTCTCTCCATGCGCAAGGCCATGGACGAGGAAAGCTTCGGCAACTGCTCCAACGAGACCGAGTGCGAAGCAGCCTGCCCCAAGGAGATCAAGTTTTCCAACATCGCGCGCTTCAACCGCGAGTTCCTCAAGGCCTCCCTCACTGAGTGA
- a CDS encoding fumarate reductase/succinate dehydrogenase flavoprotein subunit, with translation MKLDSKIPSGPIEKKWDKHRFELKLVNPANKRKFEVLVVGTGLAGASAAASLAELGYNVKVFCIQDSPRRAHSIAAQGGINAAKNYPNDGDSVWRLFYDTVKGGDFRAREGNVYRLAQISNQIIDHCAALGVPFAREYGGTLANRSFGGAQVSRTFYARGQTGQQLLLGAYSALIRQVGLGQVRMYPRREMLELVVVDGAARGIVCRNLVTGKLESYSGHAVLLCTGGYGNAFYLSTNAASCNVSATWRAHKKGAFFANPCFTQIHPTCIPVSGDYQSKLTLMSESLRNDGRVWVPKSPGDRRPPDRIPEEERDYYLERRYPSFGNLVPRDVASRAAKQTADDKRGVGETGLAVYLDFAAALTRLGRKSIEEKYGNLFDMYHHITGENPYKTPMRIYPAVHYAMGGLWVDYDLMTTVPGLFCLGEANFSDHGANRLGASALMQGLADGYFIIPATLGGYLAATKFDKVETTHGAFTQAEAEASGRAAKLLSVKGKRTPLSFHKELGQIMWDKCGMSRNAQGLKEAISSIAALRGEFWKNVSVAGSGEDFNQTLERAGRVADYLEFAELLVKDALERRESCGGHFREEYQTPDNEAKRDDQNFCHVAAWEHKGAGAQPVRHEEPLSFENVHLAQRSYA, from the coding sequence ATGAAACTGGACTCCAAGATTCCCTCCGGCCCCATCGAGAAAAAATGGGACAAGCACCGCTTCGAGCTCAAGCTCGTCAACCCCGCCAATAAGCGCAAATTCGAGGTCCTGGTGGTGGGAACGGGCCTGGCCGGGGCCTCGGCCGCGGCGTCGCTGGCCGAACTCGGCTACAACGTCAAGGTCTTCTGCATCCAAGACAGCCCGCGCCGCGCCCATTCCATCGCGGCGCAGGGCGGCATCAACGCGGCAAAGAACTACCCCAATGACGGCGACAGCGTCTGGCGACTCTTCTACGACACGGTCAAGGGCGGCGATTTCCGGGCCCGGGAGGGCAACGTCTACCGCCTGGCCCAAATCAGCAACCAGATCATAGACCACTGCGCGGCCCTCGGTGTCCCCTTCGCGCGGGAGTACGGCGGCACCCTCGCCAACCGTTCCTTCGGCGGGGCCCAGGTCTCGCGCACGTTCTACGCGCGGGGCCAGACCGGCCAGCAACTCCTCCTAGGCGCCTACAGCGCCCTCATCAGGCAGGTCGGGCTCGGCCAGGTCCGGATGTACCCGAGGCGGGAGATGCTCGAGCTCGTGGTCGTGGACGGAGCCGCGCGCGGCATCGTCTGCCGCAACCTCGTCACCGGCAAGCTCGAGTCCTACTCCGGCCACGCGGTCCTCCTCTGCACCGGCGGCTACGGCAACGCATTCTATCTCTCCACCAACGCGGCGTCCTGCAACGTGAGCGCCACCTGGCGAGCGCACAAGAAAGGAGCCTTTTTCGCCAATCCGTGCTTTACGCAGATACACCCCACCTGCATTCCGGTCTCCGGCGACTACCAGTCAAAGCTCACCCTCATGAGCGAGAGCCTGCGCAACGACGGGAGGGTCTGGGTCCCCAAGTCGCCGGGCGACCGCAGGCCCCCCGACCGAATCCCGGAAGAGGAACGCGATTATTACCTGGAACGCCGTTATCCTTCCTTCGGGAACCTCGTCCCCCGGGACGTGGCCTCTCGCGCGGCCAAGCAGACGGCCGACGACAAGAGGGGCGTGGGCGAGACGGGCCTGGCGGTCTACCTGGACTTCGCCGCCGCCCTCACGCGCCTGGGACGCAAGTCCATAGAGGAGAAATACGGAAACCTCTTCGACATGTACCACCACATCACCGGGGAGAACCCCTACAAGACTCCCATGCGCATCTACCCCGCGGTGCATTATGCCATGGGCGGGCTTTGGGTGGACTACGATCTCATGACCACCGTTCCGGGACTGTTTTGCCTGGGGGAGGCCAATTTCTCCGACCACGGCGCCAACCGCCTCGGCGCCTCCGCCCTCATGCAGGGCCTGGCGGACGGCTACTTCATCATCCCGGCCACTTTGGGCGGCTACCTCGCCGCGACCAAGTTCGACAAGGTCGAGACAACCCATGGCGCCTTCACGCAAGCCGAGGCAGAGGCCTCTGGCCGCGCCGCCAAGCTTCTCTCCGTTAAGGGAAAACGCACCCCCCTCTCCTTCCACAAGGAGCTCGGCCAAATCATGTGGGACAAATGCGGGATGTCGCGCAACGCGCAGGGCCTCAAGGAGGCCATTTCCTCCATCGCGGCCCTGCGCGGGGAGTTCTGGAAGAACGTCTCTGTCGCGGGCTCCGGAGAGGACTTCAACCAGACCTTGGAGCGCGCCGGCCGCGTGGCCGACTACCTGGAATTCGCCGAACTCCTGGTCAAGGACGCCCTCGAGCGTCGCGAGTCCTGCGGCGGGCATTTCCGGGAGGAGTACCAGACCCCGGACAACGAGGCCAAGCGCGACGACCAGAATTTCTGCCACGTGGCGGCCTGGGAGCACAAGGGAGCCGGGGCCCAGCCCGTCCGGCACGAGGAACCTCTCTCCTTCGAGAACGTCCACCTGGCCCAAAGGAGCTACGCATGA
- a CDS encoding succinate dehydrogenase cytochrome b subunit, producing MRVLCLWFSSSIGRKFLVALAGLLLCGFLVAHLAGNLLLLVGEESFNHYAAKLEKNPALLPAEIALAGLFLLHITISLKLRWENALARPAAYAVEQGKGARTWGSRTMGYTAGLILLFLAVHIWTFKYGDKPGGLYKLVMSSFGRPAYSLFYVAAMLGLGLHLSHGFQSAFKTLGIEHPKYSPLIKAAGIAFALSVALGFAFLPAWAFMMGRR from the coding sequence ATGCGGGTTCTATGCCTTTGGTTTTCCTCCTCCATCGGAAGGAAGTTCCTGGTGGCCCTGGCGGGGCTCTTGCTCTGCGGCTTCCTGGTCGCTCACTTGGCGGGAAATCTCCTGCTTCTCGTCGGGGAGGAAAGCTTCAACCACTACGCCGCTAAACTAGAAAAAAATCCCGCGCTTCTGCCAGCGGAGATCGCCCTGGCGGGCCTCTTCCTCCTCCACATTACTATTTCCTTGAAGCTCCGCTGGGAGAACGCCCTCGCCCGCCCCGCCGCCTACGCCGTGGAGCAGGGCAAGGGAGCACGCACCTGGGGCTCGCGCACGATGGGGTATACCGCGGGCCTGATCCTGCTTTTCCTGGCCGTGCACATCTGGACCTTCAAGTACGGGGACAAGCCCGGGGGCCTCTACAAGCTCGTGATGAGCTCCTTTGGCCGCCCGGCTTACAGCCTCTTCTACGTCGCGGCCATGCTGGGACTGGGCCTTCATCTCAGCCACGGCTTTCAGAGCGCGTTCAAGACTTTGGGGATCGAGCATCCGAAATACAGCCCGCTCATCAAGGCAGCGGGGATCGCCTTCGCCCTGTCCGTGGCTCTCGGCTTCGCGTTCCTGCCCGCCTGGGCGTTCATGATGGGGAGGCGCTGA
- a CDS encoding ABC transporter substrate-binding protein: MRFLPGNFRLCLGLSFLLGVPALAAINPDLFTVAQIDEVTGLDPAVPYVNASQNLVYNVYDTLIAFDGPALDKFVPALSATVPSLKNGLISPDGLTYRFPIRSGVKFHDGSPMTSEDVRYSILRFMLTDAAGGPSALLLEPILGVTSTRDASGQIALDFEKAAQAVRVEGNDLVIRLARPFGPFLAIMARWSYVCPKAWAAAHGEWDGSAETWKKFNNPAAERSYFFDHMNGTGPFQLERWDRAAKYVLLSRNENYWRKPAALKRVLIKTIPELATRKLLLQAGDTDLIDVPRPFLSQVQDLPGVRVVDHLPRLVTDPALFFTFKINPAANPDIGSGRLDGEGIPPDFFSDPDIRKGFAYAFDYEALMRDTFKGTAKRALGPIPPNIPGHDPRQKHYVYDLKKAAAHLRRAWGGQAWEKGFKFTLTYNVGSENRLAVCQILKKNLESLNPKFNVDLRGVEWASYLDKAQNRMMPIFSRGWYADYADAHNFVYAFYHSNGRYPSAQSYSNPGMDRLIEAAVSEVSPKKRAELYRKILALGFADVPSIVTIHPRGVYVMRDWVKGFYDNPMFLGLYFYPLSK, encoded by the coding sequence GTGAGATTCCTTCCTGGAAATTTCCGGTTGTGCCTGGGTCTTAGCTTCCTTCTCGGCGTCCCCGCTCTAGCCGCCATAAATCCCGACCTCTTCACCGTCGCCCAGATAGACGAGGTCACCGGCCTGGACCCCGCGGTCCCCTACGTCAACGCGAGCCAGAACCTCGTCTATAACGTCTACGACACCTTGATCGCCTTCGACGGCCCGGCCTTGGACAAGTTCGTGCCGGCTCTCTCGGCCACAGTTCCTTCCTTAAAGAACGGCCTGATCTCTCCGGACGGGCTGACTTACCGCTTCCCGATCCGTTCCGGGGTGAAATTCCACGACGGCTCCCCCATGACGTCCGAGGATGTCCGCTACTCGATCCTTCGCTTCATGCTGACCGACGCGGCCGGGGGGCCCTCGGCCCTCCTCTTGGAGCCGATCCTGGGGGTCACTTCCACGCGGGACGCCTCGGGCCAAATCGCCTTGGACTTCGAGAAGGCGGCCCAAGCCGTGCGCGTTGAGGGAAACGATCTCGTGATCCGCCTGGCGCGGCCCTTCGGGCCATTCCTTGCCATCATGGCGCGCTGGTCCTATGTTTGCCCGAAGGCCTGGGCCGCGGCCCACGGGGAATGGGACGGCTCGGCCGAGACTTGGAAGAAATTCAATAACCCCGCGGCGGAGCGCAGCTATTTCTTCGACCACATGAACGGGACGGGACCCTTCCAACTCGAGCGCTGGGACCGAGCCGCCAAGTACGTCCTGCTGTCCCGGAACGAGAACTACTGGCGAAAGCCCGCGGCTTTAAAGCGAGTGCTCATCAAGACCATCCCGGAGCTTGCGACGCGCAAGCTCCTGCTGCAGGCCGGAGACACCGACCTCATAGACGTGCCGAGGCCCTTCCTCTCGCAGGTCCAGGATCTGCCCGGGGTGCGCGTGGTGGACCACCTGCCGCGCCTGGTGACCGACCCGGCGCTGTTCTTCACCTTTAAGATCAATCCTGCCGCCAACCCCGACATCGGCTCGGGCAGGCTCGACGGGGAGGGCATCCCGCCGGATTTCTTCTCGGACCCGGATATCCGCAAGGGTTTCGCCTACGCCTTCGACTACGAGGCCCTCATGCGCGACACCTTCAAGGGCACCGCGAAGAGGGCCCTGGGCCCGATTCCCCCCAACATCCCCGGCCACGACCCCCGGCAGAAGCATTATGTTTACGACCTAAAAAAGGCCGCGGCGCACCTGCGCCGGGCCTGGGGCGGCCAGGCCTGGGAGAAGGGCTTCAAGTTCACCCTCACCTATAACGTGGGCTCCGAGAACAGGCTGGCCGTGTGCCAAATACTCAAGAAGAACCTCGAGTCCTTGAATCCCAAGTTCAATGTGGACCTGCGCGGGGTGGAATGGGCCTCCTACCTCGACAAGGCCCAGAACCGGATGATGCCGATATTCTCGAGGGGCTGGTACGCGGACTACGCGGACGCCCACAACTTCGTCTACGCCTTCTACCACTCCAACGGCCGCTATCCCTCGGCCCAAAGCTACTCCAACCCCGGGATGGACCGGTTGATCGAGGCCGCCGTGTCCGAGGTGAGCCCCAAGAAAAGGGCCGAACTCTACCGGAAAATATTGGCGTTGGGCTTTGCGGACGTCCCTTCCATCGTGACCATCCATCCGAGAGGGGTTTACGTGATGCGGGACTGGGTCAAGGGCTTCTACGACAATCCCATGTTCCTGGGGCTTTACTTCTACCCGTTGAGCAAATAA
- the nth gene encoding endonuclease III, whose translation MAAEVSPAAASRVKRILEGLRVLYPGAHCELGFSSPLQLIVATILSAQCTDKRVNLVTPVLFKKYKTAADYAQADPAELESIIRSTGFYRAKGRSIREMARALVERHGGQVPDRMEELLKLRGVARKTANVVLGTAFGKAEGVVVDTHIKRLSYRLGLTNHKDPANIEKDLMKAIPREDWIYFGHALIWHGRRVCRARLPDCPNCLLNKTCPKRGV comes from the coding sequence ATGGCCGCCGAGGTCAGCCCCGCCGCGGCGTCCCGGGTCAAGAGGATTCTCGAGGGCCTGCGGGTACTTTATCCGGGCGCCCACTGCGAGCTCGGCTTTAGCTCCCCCCTTCAGCTCATCGTGGCCACCATCCTCTCGGCGCAATGCACGGACAAGCGCGTGAATCTGGTGACGCCCGTTCTCTTCAAGAAATACAAGACGGCTGCGGACTACGCTCAGGCCGATCCCGCGGAGCTTGAGTCCATCATACGGTCCACGGGGTTCTACCGGGCCAAGGGCCGCTCCATCAGGGAAATGGCCCGGGCCTTGGTGGAGAGGCACGGCGGCCAAGTGCCGGATCGCATGGAGGAGCTCCTGAAGCTGCGCGGCGTGGCGCGCAAGACCGCCAACGTGGTCCTGGGCACGGCCTTCGGCAAGGCCGAGGGGGTCGTGGTGGACACCCATATCAAGCGCCTGTCCTACCGCCTGGGGCTGACGAACCACAAGGATCCCGCCAACATCGAGAAGGATCTGATGAAGGCCATTCCCCGCGAGGATTGGATATACTTCGGCCACGCCTTGATTTGGCACGGCCGCCGAGTTTGCCGCGCCAGATTGCCCGACTGCCCGAACTGTCTTCTCAACAAGACCTGCCCCAAGCGCGGGGTTTAG